The genomic stretch atgatgggtcaaattcaaagttgaccaatttgtgggtttatgtccacaaccttctactatccagatgTATAATCTTTAAGTAACTTTGACCAACTCGCAGCGGcttaatatgtcaatatagcagcataagctagtccgctactaaaagtagttcctcagtgttagcgcttataataacaatatctctaatacttgttaatattcaggtcaccacatgtaaatggactattgttggcgctttttggatgttttttcgtGTACTCACATTAGCCACCtcctacttgccatattttaggaTTTAGAATGCGTAATAAAGGGGAAAATATGTGTTCTtgcctcacataaggattgtgaatgatgggtcaaattcaaagttgaccaatttgtgggtttatgtccacaaccttttaCTATCCAGATTTATATTCTAGAATTAACTTTGACCAACTCGCAGCGGCTCAATGTGTCAATATAGCATCATAAGCTAGTCAggtactaaaagtagttcctcagtgttggcgcttataataacaatatctctaatacttgttaatattcaggtcaccacatgtaaatggagtattgttggcactttttggatgttttttgtgtactcccattagccacctcttacttgccatagtTTAGGATTTAGAATGTGTAATAAAGGAAAAACATATGTTCTtgcctcacataaggattgtgaatgatgggtcaAACTcagagttgaccaacttgtgggtttatgtccacaaccttctactatccagatgTATAATCTATaagtaactttcaccaactcagaggcaacgCAGCGGCTTAatgtgtcaatatagcagcataagctagtccgctactaaaagtagttcctcagtgttagcgcttataataatgaTATCTCTAAtgattgttaatattcaggtcaccacatgtaaatggcatattgttggcgctttttggatgttttttgtgtACTcccgttagccacctcttacttgccatattttaggaTTTAGAATGTGTAATaaaggaaaaacatgtgttcttgcctCACCTAAGGAATGTGaatgatgggtcaaattcagagttGACTaatttgtgggtttatgtccacaaccttatACTATCCAGatgtataatctagaattaactttgacCAACTCGCAGCGGCTTAATATATCAATATAGCATTATAAGCTAGTCAggtactaaaagtagttcctcagtgttagcgcttataataacaatatctctaatacttgttaatattcaggtcaccacatgtaaatggagtattgttggcactttttggatgttttttgtgtactcccattagccacctcttacttgccatagtTTAGGATTTAGAATGTGTAATCAAGGAAAATAATGTGTTCTtgcctcacataaggattgtgaatgatttatcaaattcaaagttgaccaatttgtgggtttatgtccacaaccttctactatccagatgTATAATCTTTAAGTAACTTTGACGAGCTCGCAGCGGcttaatatgtcaatatagcagcataagctagtccgctactaaaagtagttcctcagtgttagcgcttataataacaatatctctaatacttgttaatattcaggtcaccacatgtaaatggactattgttggcgctttttggatgttttttcgtGTACTCACATTAGCCACCtcctacttgccatattttaggaTTTAGAATGCgtaataaagggaaaaatatgtgttcttgcctcacataaggattgtgaatgatgggtcaaattcaaagttgaccaacttgtgggtttatgtccacaaccttctactatccagatgTATAATCTAAAATTAACTTTGACCAACTCGCAGCGGcttaatatgtcaatatagcagcataagctagtccgctactaaaagtagttcctcagtgttagcgcttataataacaatatctctaatacttgttaatattcaggtcaccacatgtaaatggagtattgttggcactttttggatgtttttcgtgtactcccattagccacctcttacttgccatagtTTAGGATTTAGAATGTGTAATaaaggaaaaacatgtgttcttgcctcacataaggattgtgaatgatgggtcaAACTcagagttgaccaacttgtgggtttatgtccacaaccttctactatccagatgTATAATCTATaagtaactttcaccaactcagaggcaacgCAGCGGCTTAatgtgtcaatatagcagcataagctagtccgctactaaaagtagttcctcagtgttagcgcttataataatgaTATCTCTAatatttgttaatattcaggtcctcACATGTAAATGgcatattgttggcgctttttggatgttttttgtgtACTcccgttagccacctcttacttgccatattttagaaTTTAGAATGTGTAATaaaggaaaaacatgtgttcttgcctcacataaggattgtgaatgatgggtcaaattcagagttgaccaacttgtgggtttatgtccacaaccttctactatccagatgtataatctagaattaactttgacCAACTCGCAGTGGcttaatatgtcaatatagcagcataagctagtccgctactaaaagtagttcctcagtgttagcgcttataataacaatatcattaatacttgttaatattcaggtcaccacatgtaaatggagtattgttggcgctttttggatgttttttcgtGTACTCCCgtaagccacctcttacttgccatattttaggaTTTAGAATGTgtaataaagggaaaaatatgtgttattgcctcacataaggattgtgaatgatgggtcaaattcaaagttgaccaatgtgtgggtttatgtccacaaccttctactatccagatgTATGATCTTTAAGTAACTTTGACCAGCTCGCAGCGGCTTAatgtgtcaatatagcagcataagctagtccgctactaaaagtagttcctcagtgttagcgcttataataacaatatctctaatacttgttcatattcaggtcaccacatgtaaatggagtattgttggcgctttttggatgttttttcgtGTACTCACATTAGCCACCtcctacttgccatattttaggaTTTAGAATGTGcaataaagaaaaacatgtgtttttgtcgCACATaatgatgaatgatgggttcacttaaaaaaatgtgcagttcctctttatgaAACTTCTCAGCGACTTCTTCTGCTtgttttgatgttgtcattactgccacacgtggtggaaaagtgtattacaactgaggacCGCCACTGAGAAAGGGATCTTTCTGGCGTAAATGAAGGCTTTTTGTAGGAGAACCTTTCCACGGGTTGCATAATGCCGTGGTTGTGTGCTCTGTGTGCAGACTGAGGAGGATCTTCGGCATCCTTGGAAAGCAACACGAGCAGCGAGAAGATGACTCTGGCAGGTAAGAAGCGGCGCCGAAAATTTTCCTGTAGCGCGACTGACATTCCTCACCGTGCTCCTCCCAAGCCTACAAGGAGAAGGTGagggagctccccctggtgtcctTGTTCTGCGCCTGCCTGCGGCCACAGACCGTGGACAAGGCCTCCTACAAGGCGGAAGGTAAGAGTCCTCGGGGAGCGCGGCGGCGTGGAGCCGGCGTCACGTCAACGTGTTTGTGGTCCTGCTCAGATGCGGTGGACCTGGGTCTGTGCGCCATGAAGGACGTGGAGGTGATCGAGCTGAACAAGAGGGCGTCCGGTCAGGCCTTCGAGGTCATCCTCAAGCCCCCGTCCTTTGACGGCCTGCCGGACCTCAACGCGTCCGTGCTCCAGCGCCGAGACCCCAGCCTGGAGGACATCCAGAAGAAGCTGGAGGCCGCCGAGGAGCGCAGGAAGGTCAGTCATGTGACtcacaatccatccatccgtccagccattttcttccgcttatccgaggtcgggtcgcgggggcagcagcctaagcagggaagtccagacttccctctccccagccacttcgtccaactcttcccgggggacccagaggcgttcccaggccagccgggagacataccggtagtcttcccaacgtgtcctgggtcttccccgtggcctcctattgggaggcgttcgggtggcatcacaATGTTGCGACAAAACCCTGATTGACCCGATTCCAAAGTGTGATTGATCTAATTGGAAATGTTTcaattgacagcactaatatttatatattatttggaCCAAATATGAATCGGTTTTAAtctataaataaaaacataaacaacactaATACTGCAGCCTTGAGTATTGACCGATACTGACATCgatctgatacgatatcagcaaaaaaccctAACCCGCTTATTATGAACCGTCTggaaatggacttatgctgtctttaagttgaagtggagtggtatttgTCTGGTGCTCACAGCAGTTTAAATTGAATAGGTTGAATTTGCAGCTCTGGGGGcgtttatttatttcattcaccCCAAAAAAACTAGAAAACACTCTTccggattgcttgtatcgcacatgatatctcacacaagtaaacactctgcagggctgcttgtgtcgcacatgatatcacacacaagtaaacactctgcaggactgcttgtattgcacatgatatcacacaagtaaacactctgcaggactgcttgtattgcacatgatatcacacacaagtaaacactctgcaggactgcttgtattgcacatgatatcacacacaagtaaacactctgcaggactgcttgtattgcacatgatatcacacacaagtaaacactctgcaggactgcttgtattgcacatgatatcacacacaagtaaacgctctgtaggactgcttgtatcgcacatgatatcacacacaagtaatcactcCGCACGATTGTTTGTATCGCATAttataccacacacaagtaaacactctgcaggactgcttgtattgcacatgatatcacacacaagtaaacactctgcaggactgcttgtatcgcacatgatatcacacacaagtaaacacgctgccggactgcttgattcgcacatgatatcacacacaagtaaacacgctgcaggactgtttgtatcgcatatcatatcacacacaagtaaacatactgcagggctgcttgtatcacacatgatatcacacacaagtaaatagtctgcaagactgcctgtatcgcacatgatatcacacactagtaaacactctgcaggactgcttgtatcacacatgatatcacacacaagtgaacactctgcagggctgcttgtgtcgcacatgatatcaaacacaagtaaacactctgcaagactgcttgtattgcacatgatatcacacacaagtaaacactctgctggactgcttgtatcgcacatgatatcacactcaaacacgctgcaggactgtttgtatcgcacatgatacttaCATGTTGTGATATCATttgtgatacaaacagtcctgcagagtatttacttgtgtgtgatatcatgtgtaatacagtcctgcagagtgtttactcgtgtgtgatatcatgtgcgatacaagcagtcctgcagagtgttatcttgtgcaaaactggacaaccagttaacatctaaatgtcctccaataaacacaccatttcttctattttactcaagtcatttacaaaaggtaaacatgctcggccacaggctactaggagctagcagctacacaacagctgagcacacaatagcacacaagctagacataggtaataaataaaaggtgacatttgtcaatataaacaagtatcaaataatcatagttgcatatgactcacacatacaaagtatccaaggcagtattagaaagtatccagtaacaaacgtgttcgcatcattcaatttactgtgcCATGAGCTTAACTTTGTGAATGATTGTGGGGGGAAAACAATTTCCACTCCACTTCACCTTAAAGACAgatgattaataataaatatgttagggTTTTTCATAACTACCATTCTTCTctatttgactcatttcacttgatcaaacctttttaaCATTCACTACTactaaataatacaagtatgtaggattcctgctgatatcgtatggaATCAATGTCAGTATCGGCCAATACGCCAGGCTTCGACGTCGGAACAGTGAAGTTTTCATGCAGGACGTTTTCCATCTTGTCCCGTGCTTAGTGCCAGGAGGCGGAGCTACTGAAGCACCTGGCGGAGAAGAGGGAGCACGAGCGCGAGGTGATCCAGAAGGCCTTGGAGGAGAACAACAACTTCATCAAGCACGCCAAGGAGAAGCTGGAGCAGAAGATGGAGGCCAACAAGGAGAACAGGGAGGCCCTGCTTGCGGCCATGTTGGAGAGGCTGCAGGAGAAGGTACGCCATCAGCACTTTCAGTTTCACTTTCATAATGAGCGCGGGGAGACTTGAGTGCAGTTGACGCAGGAAATCAGCATTTTGAGCTGATTTTTACCTGCATGTATGCATTAATTAGGACTTATTGTCTGATTATGAATAAACATGAGTGATGTTAGCTTTCTTACTGGTAGGCGATACAGCGATGCCAAGTGATATCAATATGATGTCATCTCGCAAACGGATACCCGGTCGCATCTCTTGTGATGAACGTTACGTAAATGTTAATCCAATATCATTATCAGCAGGAAAATCGACATCCATAAGATGTAGTATCTAAATCCGATGGTCGATATCATTGTAGTCACAAACAATATCTTTTcatcattttaacagaaatgcaggagaaaaaggatcatctctttttttttatttttataaacggtAGTATTTCTCAAAAATGACTTTTGTTGAACATTTAAACGCATTTCTTTGAAATTTAAAAccttatttaattttatatttacagttATTGACTTACAGATTATGCTCAGCATTTCACATGAATAGATAGTTTTTGTACCTGTCTCTTTTATTCACGGAAATATATCAAAGCAGCAAAAGTcttgaaacacaacatttttaatcGTGCCCAAAATGTTTGGCATTGACTGTAAAATGCAGATTATTTGTGGGCGATACTGAACGATTTGGTAATGATATGATACTGTAAATACagacaaaatatataaatattacagtgATCTGGTCATTAATACATCACTGATCAGATCAATAACATCCCATTGATCAGATCAATAGCATCCCATTGATCAGATCAATAAtatgtcagtgatcagatcaataatACATCATTGATTAGATCAATAATATGTCAGTGATCACATCAATAATAAGTCATTGaggtgaaaaaagttagcatgttctaTTGTGTATGATTTTCctacaaaagtaaaataaaagatagaaaactcttattttttttatattttgtgacGTCGCAGAAGCTTTGTAGTAAAACTTGTGAGTGAAGGAAGTGATGTCGCTTTTGTGTGTGACATTTACTACGCCCCCTAGTGGACAAAAAATGTCTTTGTTACTGATCATGTGTGACATTTACTACGCCCCCTAGTGGACCAATGGCGTCTTTTGTTACTGATCATGTGTGACATTTACTACGCCCCCTAGTGGACAAAAAATGTCTTTGTTACCGATCATGTGAGACATTTACTACGCCCCCTAGTGGACCAATGGTGTCTTCTGTTACTGATCATGTGTGACATTTACTACGCCCCCTAGTGGACAAAAAATGTCTTTGTTACTGATCATGTGTGACATTTACTACGCCCCCTAGTGGACCAATGGTGTCTTCTGTTACTGATCATGTGTGACATTTACTACGCCCCCTAGTGGACCAATTATGTCTGTTACTGTTCATGTGTGACATTTACTACGCCCCCTAGTGGACCAATGGTGTCTTCTGTTACTGATCATGTGTGACATTTACTACGCCCCCTAGTGGACCAATTATGTCTGTTACTGTTCATGTGTGACATTTACTACGCCCCCTAGTGGACCAATGGTGTCTTCTGTTACTGTTCATGTGTGACATTTACTACGGCCCCTAGTGGACCAATGGTTTCTTCTGCTACTGATCATGTGTGACATTTACTACGCCCCCTAGTGGACCAATGGTGTCTTCTGTTACTGATCATGTGTGACATTTACTACGGCCCCTAGTGGACCAATGGTGTCTTCTGTTACTGCTTATGTGACATTTACTACGCCCCCTAGTGGACAAAAAATGTCTTTGTTACCGATCATGTGAGACATTTACTACGCCCCCTAGTGGACAAAAAATGTCTTTGTTACTGATCATGTGTGACATTTACTACGCCCCCTAGTGGACCAATGGGGTCTTCTGTTACTGATCATGTGTGACATTTACTACGCCCCCTAGTGGACAAAAAATGTCTTCTGTTACTGATCATGTGTGACATTTACTACGCCCCCTAGTGGACAAACAATGTCTTTGTTACCGATCATGTGAGACATTTACTACGCCCCCTAGTGTACCAATGTCTTCTGTTACTGATCATGTGTGACATTTACTACGCCCCCTAGTGGACCAATGGTGTCTTCTGTTGCTGATCATGTGTGACATTTACTACGCCCCCTAGTGGACAAAAAATGTCTTTGTTACCGATCATGTGAGACATTTACTACGCCCCCTAGTGGACAAAAAATGTCTTTGTTACTGATCATGTGTGACATTTACTACGCCCCCTAGTGGACCAATGGTGTCTTCTGTTACTGATCATGTGTGACATTTACTACGCCCCCTAGTGGACAAAAAATGTCTTATGTTACTGATCATGTGTGACATTTACTACGCCCCCTAGTGGACAAAAAATGTCTTCTGTTACTGATCATGTGTGACATTTACTACGCCCCCTAGTGGACAAAAAATGTCTTTGTTACCGATCATGTGAGACATTTACTACGCCCCCTAGTGTACCAATGTCTTCTGTTACTGATCATGTGTGACATTTACTACGCCCCCTAGTGGACCAATGGTGTCTTCTGTTACTGATCATGTGTGACATTTACTACGGCCCCTAGTGGACCAATGGTTTCTTCTGCTACTGATCATGTGTGACATTTACTACACCCCCTAGCGGACCAATGGTGTCTTCTGTTACTGCTTATGTGGCATTTACTACGCCCCCTAGTGGACAAAAAATGTCTTCCAGTGGACCAATGGTGTCTTCTGTTGCTGATCATGTGTGACATTTACTACGCCCCCTAGTGGACAAAAAATGTCTTTGTTACTGATCATGTGTGACATTTACTACGCCCCCTAGTGGACCATTGATGTCTACAGTTACTGATCGTGTGACATTTACTACGCCCCCTATTTTACCAATGATGTCTTCTGTTACTGATCATGTGTGACATTTACTACGCCCCCTAGTGGACCAATGATGTCTTCTGTTACTGATCATGTGTGACATTTACTACACCCCCTAGTGGACAAAAAATGTCTTTGTTACTGATCATGTGTGACATTTACTACGCCCCCTAGTGGACCAATGATGTCTTCTGTTACTGATCATGTGTGACATTTACTACGCCCCCTAGTGGACAAAAAATGTCTTTATTACTGATCATGTGTGACATTTACTACGCCCCCTAGTGGACAAAAAATGTCTTTGTTACTGATCATGTGTGACATTTACTACGCCCCCTAGTGGACCAATGTCTTCTGTTACTGATCATGTGTGACATTTACTACGCCCCCTAGTGGACAAAAAATGTCTTCTGCTACTGATCATGTGTGACATTTACTACGCCCCCTAGTGGACAAAAAATGTCTTTGTTACTGATCATGTGTGACATTTACTACGCCCCCTAGTGGACCAATGGTGTCTTCTGTTACTGATCATGTGTGACATTTACTACACCCCCTAGTGGACAAAAAATGTCTTTGATACTGATCATGTGTGTCATTTACTACGCCCCCTAGCGGACCAATGGTGTCTTCTGTTACTGATCATGTGTGACATTTACTACGCCCCCTAGTGGACAAAAAATGTCTTTGATACTGATCATGTGTGTCATTTACTACGCCCCCTAGCGGACCAATGGTGTCTTCTGTTACTGATTATGTGACATTTACTACGCCCCCTAGTGGACCAATGTCTTCTGTTACTGATCATGTGTGACATTTACTACGCCCCCTAGTGGACAAAAAATGTCTTCTGTTACTGATCATGTGTGACATTGACTACGCCCCCTAGTGGACAAAAAATGTCTTCTGCTACTGATCATGTGTGACATTGACTACGCCCCCTAGTGGACAAAAAATGTCTTTGTTACTGATCATGTGTGACATTTACTACGCCCCCTAGTGGACCAATGGTGTCTTCTGTTACTGACCATGTGTGACATTTACTACGCCCCCTAGTGGACAAAAAATGTCTTTGTTACTGATCATGTGTGACATTGACTACGCCCCCTAGTGGACCAATGTCTTCTGTTACTAATTATGTGTGACATTTACTACGCCCCCTAGTGGACAAAAAATGTCTTTGTTACTGATCATGTGTGACATTTACTACGCCCCCTAGTGGACCAATGGTGTCTTCTGTTACTGACCATGTGTGACATTTACTACGCCCCCTAGTGGACAAAAAATGTCTTTGTTACTGATCATGTGTGACATTGACTACGCCCCCTAGTGGACCAATGTCTTCTGTTACTAATTATGTGTGACATTTACTACGCCCCCTAGTGGACAAAAAATGTCTTTGTTACTGATCATGTGTGACATTTACTACGCCCCCTAGTGTACCAATGTCTTCTGTTACTGATCATGTGTGACATTTACTACGCCCCCTAGTGGACAAAAAATGTCTTTGTTACTGATCATGTGTGACATTTACTACGCCCCCTAGTGGACAAAAAATGTCTTTGTTACTGATCATGTGTGACATTTACTACGCCCCCTAGTGGACCAATGGTGTCTTCTGTTACTGATCATGTGTGACATTTACTACGCCCCCTAGTGGACCAATGATGTCTTCTGTT from Nerophis lumbriciformis linkage group LG26, RoL_Nlum_v2.1, whole genome shotgun sequence encodes the following:
- the stmn4 gene encoding stathmin-4 isoform X1; translated protein: MTLAAYKEKVRELPLVSLFCACLRPQTVDKASYKAEGKSPRGARRRGAGVTSTCLWSCSDAVDLGLCAMKDVEVIELNKRASGQAFEVILKPPSFDGLPDLNASVLQRRDPSLEDIQKKLEAAEERRKCQEAELLKHLAEKREHEREVIQKALEENNNFIKHAKEKLEQKMEANKENREALLAAMLERLQEKDKHAEEVRKNKELKEEACR
- the stmn4 gene encoding stathmin-4 isoform X2, with protein sequence MTLAAYKEKVRELPLVSLFCACLRPQTVDKASYKAEDAVDLGLCAMKDVEVIELNKRASGQAFEVILKPPSFDGLPDLNASVLQRRDPSLEDIQKKLEAAEERRKCQEAELLKHLAEKREHEREVIQKALEENNNFIKHAKEKLEQKMEANKENREALLAAMLERLQEKDKHAEEVRKNKELKEEACR